In one Ornithinimicrobium pratense genomic region, the following are encoded:
- a CDS encoding low molecular weight phosphatase family protein, whose amino-acid sequence MQLHSPMYEHAIARVVADLTERFRDGFTAAEVAAVVERGRAQFEASGRPATFAPALLDHWARDELLALARAEGRTLSPLPKVLFVCERGEGRSQVAAALAEHLSAGRVLARSAGIHPTGRLNPHAPTVLAERGIELRNPLPGEVQADVLDAADVLVLIGVPACDLLGRRTVRWDVADPYAQELHTARRIADELEARVRELLTELEVPVDEQGTEPHADQEQHERVHAAAN is encoded by the coding sequence ATGCAGCTGCACAGCCCGATGTACGAGCACGCAATCGCCCGGGTAGTGGCCGATCTCACCGAGCGGTTCCGCGACGGGTTCACCGCAGCGGAGGTGGCCGCGGTCGTGGAGCGTGGCCGTGCCCAGTTCGAGGCATCCGGACGGCCCGCGACGTTCGCCCCCGCACTGCTGGACCACTGGGCCCGTGACGAGCTCCTCGCCCTGGCCCGCGCCGAGGGCCGCACGCTCTCCCCCCTGCCCAAGGTGCTCTTCGTCTGTGAGCGGGGTGAGGGGCGCTCCCAGGTCGCCGCTGCGCTGGCCGAGCACCTCTCCGCCGGCCGCGTGCTGGCCCGCTCGGCCGGCATACACCCGACCGGACGCCTCAACCCGCATGCCCCGACGGTGCTGGCCGAGCGCGGCATCGAGCTGCGTAACCCACTGCCCGGTGAGGTCCAGGCCGACGTGCTGGACGCCGCCGACGTGCTGGTGCTCATCGGTGTCCCGGCCTGCGACCTGCTCGGTCGGCGCACCGTGCGCTGGGACGTGGCCGACCCCTACGCCCAGGAGCTGCACACCGCCCGTCGCATCGCGGACGAGCTGGAGGCCAGGGTGCGGGAGCTCCTCACCGAGCTGGAGGTGCCGGTCGACGAGCAGGGCACCGAACCGCACGCTGACCAGGAGCAGCACGAGCGGGTGCACGCCGCCGCCAACTGA
- a CDS encoding HAD-IA family hydrolase — MRDIWGETFQAVLFDNDGTLIDSSGPVLRSWTAWARHHGIPAQAFGNVHGMPSRQVVQRVAPHLDVDEATAHIDRIELGDLEGVVALPGAAMALSAAGPRSAIVTSAGRELLRLRLRQAGLTAPAVAVAAEDIARGKPDPEPYLTGARLLKVDPARCLVVEDAPAGLQAGRAAGAATLAVTTTSTVEELAPYADVVVQDLSQVRFTRSADGIRVSRP; from the coding sequence GTGCGAGACATCTGGGGTGAGACCTTCCAGGCCGTCCTCTTCGACAACGACGGCACGCTCATCGACTCCAGCGGCCCGGTGCTGCGCAGCTGGACGGCCTGGGCGCGGCACCACGGCATCCCGGCGCAGGCGTTCGGCAATGTGCACGGTATGCCGAGCCGCCAGGTCGTGCAGCGGGTCGCCCCACACCTGGACGTGGACGAGGCGACGGCCCACATCGACCGGATCGAGCTGGGCGACCTGGAAGGAGTTGTTGCCCTCCCGGGTGCGGCAATGGCCCTTTCCGCTGCCGGGCCGCGGTCGGCGATCGTCACCTCGGCCGGTCGGGAGCTGCTGCGGTTGCGCCTGCGCCAGGCCGGACTCACGGCACCGGCGGTAGCGGTCGCCGCTGAGGACATCGCCCGGGGTAAGCCGGACCCAGAGCCCTACCTGACCGGTGCCCGGTTGCTGAAGGTCGACCCGGCCCGGTGCCTGGTGGTCGAGGACGCGCCCGCAGGGCTGCAGGCTGGCCGAGCCGCTGGGGCCGCGACGTTGGCGGTGACCACCACGAGCACGGTTGAAGAGCTTGCCCCGTATGCCGACGTGGTGGTGCAGGACCTGTCGCAGGTGCGGTTCACCCGCAGTGCCGACGGGATCCGGGTCAGCCGCCCCTGA
- the istA gene encoding IS21 family transposase: MITMEDWALIRRLAAEGVPKAAIARRLGISRNTVAAAVASEGPPKYERRPGPTSFTPYKARVRALLAETPDMPATVLAERVGWSGSIRWFRDNVNRVRADHRPIDPADRLTWTAGDVAQCDLWFPPRKILLEDGSRTLLPVLVMTCGYSRFMLARMIPTRKTPDLLLGSWSLLEQLGRVPRRLIWDNEPGIGRRKVTEPVAVFAGTLATRIVLLPPKDPESKGIVERRNRFFETSFMPGRHFESPGDFNAQFTDWLLTANARVVRTIKARPVDLLGADKEAMLPLPPAVLHLGWRNHVRLGRDYYVRIDTNDYSVDPRAIGARVDVAADLDVVRVRHGGRLVAEHPRRWARGMTITDPAHVATAAKLRHDYQHPATPAPADDGMVRDLSEYDRAFGLGEVSQP, encoded by the coding sequence GTGATCACCATGGAGGACTGGGCGCTGATCAGGAGGCTGGCCGCCGAGGGCGTGCCGAAGGCCGCGATCGCCAGGAGGTTGGGCATCTCGAGGAACACGGTCGCTGCGGCCGTGGCTTCCGAGGGTCCACCGAAGTACGAACGAAGACCAGGGCCGACGTCGTTCACGCCGTACAAGGCGCGGGTGCGTGCGCTGTTGGCGGAGACCCCGGACATGCCCGCGACGGTGCTGGCTGAACGGGTCGGGTGGAGCGGCTCGATCCGCTGGTTCCGGGACAACGTCAACCGGGTCCGGGCTGACCACCGCCCGATCGACCCGGCCGACCGGTTGACGTGGACGGCCGGGGACGTGGCGCAGTGCGACCTGTGGTTCCCGCCGCGCAAGATCCTGCTCGAAGACGGCTCCCGGACCCTGCTTCCAGTGCTGGTGATGACCTGCGGGTACTCCAGGTTCATGCTCGCCCGGATGATCCCGACCCGGAAGACACCTGACCTGCTGCTGGGGTCCTGGTCGCTGCTGGAGCAGCTGGGCCGTGTTCCGCGTCGGCTGATCTGGGACAACGAGCCCGGCATCGGACGCCGGAAGGTGACCGAGCCGGTGGCGGTGTTCGCTGGGACGCTGGCGACGCGGATCGTGCTGCTGCCGCCGAAGGACCCCGAGTCCAAGGGCATCGTGGAACGGCGCAACCGCTTTTTTGAGACCTCCTTCATGCCCGGGCGCCACTTTGAGTCCCCGGGCGACTTCAACGCCCAGTTCACCGACTGGCTGCTGACCGCGAACGCCCGGGTGGTGCGCACGATCAAGGCCCGTCCCGTGGACCTGCTGGGCGCGGACAAAGAGGCAATGTTGCCGTTGCCGCCGGCGGTGCTGCACCTGGGCTGGCGTAACCATGTCCGCCTGGGCCGGGACTACTACGTACGCATCGACACCAACGACTACTCCGTGGACCCCCGCGCCATCGGTGCCCGGGTCGACGTCGCTGCCGACCTTGATGTCGTCCGGGTCCGCCACGGTGGCCGCCTAGTGGCTGAACACCCGCGTCGGTGGGCCCGCGGCATGACCATCACCGACCCCGCTCACGTCGCCACCGCCGCGAAGCTTCGGCACGACTACCAACACCCCGCGACACCGGCGCCCGCCGACGACGGCATGGTGCGGGACCTGTCCGAGTACGACCGTGCGTTCGGCCTGGGCGAGGTGAGCCAGCCATGA
- the istB gene encoding IS21-like element helper ATPase IstB produces the protein MTRKTTSATTETLKQITHLAAALKAPRITESATRLADHARDAGWTHEDYLAAVLEREVAARNASGARLRIRAAGMPAAKTIEDFDFDHQPGARTPIQALASGAYLAEHRNVVLLGPPGTGKTHLATALGVAAARQGHRVLFATATDWVTRLTEAHDRGRLAVELTRLRRYGLIIVDEVGYLPFDQDAANLFFQLVSSRYEHASLILTSNLPFSSWAGVFGDQVVAAAMIDRIVHHADVIALKGASYRLRDRGVETLPSIKAEQESLD, from the coding sequence ATGACCCGCAAGACCACCTCCGCCACGACTGAGACCCTCAAGCAGATCACCCACCTGGCCGCGGCGCTGAAAGCACCACGGATCACCGAGTCCGCCACCCGGCTGGCCGACCACGCCCGCGATGCCGGATGGACTCATGAGGACTACCTGGCCGCCGTCCTGGAACGTGAGGTCGCCGCCCGCAACGCCTCCGGCGCACGGCTGCGGATCCGCGCCGCCGGCATGCCCGCGGCCAAGACGATCGAGGACTTCGACTTCGACCACCAACCCGGTGCGCGCACCCCGATCCAGGCCCTGGCCTCCGGGGCGTACCTGGCCGAGCACCGCAACGTCGTCCTGCTCGGGCCACCGGGCACCGGCAAGACCCACCTGGCCACCGCCCTCGGCGTCGCGGCCGCCCGGCAAGGCCACCGGGTCCTGTTCGCCACCGCCACCGACTGGGTCACCCGACTGACCGAGGCCCACGACCGCGGACGGCTCGCCGTTGAGCTGACCCGGCTGCGCCGCTACGGGCTGATCATCGTCGATGAGGTCGGCTACCTACCGTTCGACCAGGACGCAGCGAACCTCTTCTTCCAGCTCGTGTCCTCCCGGTACGAGCACGCCTCCCTCATCCTGACGTCCAACCTGCCTTTCTCCTCCTGGGCCGGCGTCTTCGGTGACCAGGTCGTCGCCGCGGCGATGATCGACCGCATCGTCCATCACGCCGACGTCATCGCCCTCAAAGGCGCCTCCTACCGACTGCGCGACCGCGGCGTGGAGACCCTACCCAGCATCAAAGCCGAGCAAGAATCCCTAGACTGA
- a CDS encoding TadE family protein yields the protein MTWPSGSAERGAAVSEFDLLAGLVSILMLAAMQLAFALHVHNTTTAHVLEGARLGARADSSPEVGAQRTTDLLRDSLPGSGEVQVVEVTAQVRLPVLGPFGPGEAVTVTAHAYAEDQ from the coding sequence GTGACCTGGCCGTCCGGCAGCGCTGAGCGAGGAGCTGCGGTCTCCGAGTTCGACCTGCTCGCCGGACTCGTCAGCATCCTGATGCTCGCCGCGATGCAGCTCGCGTTCGCCTTGCACGTGCACAACACCACCACGGCCCATGTGCTCGAGGGCGCCCGTCTCGGTGCCCGCGCTGACAGCTCGCCGGAGGTCGGGGCACAGCGCACCACCGACCTGCTGCGGGACAGCCTGCCCGGCTCGGGCGAGGTCCAGGTCGTCGAGGTCACCGCCCAGGTGCGCCTGCCCGTCCTTGGACCGTTCGGGCCCGGGGAGGCCGTGACCGTTACGGCCCACGCCTACGCGGAGGACCAGTGA
- a CDS encoding GNAT family N-acetyltransferase: protein MFGTFIDDKLVSAASMYPWSGTHLADLGVITLPAFRGRGLGRVTVRAMSAEALRREHEPQYRCQLDNAASVALARAAGFTRLGAWEVIDTDE from the coding sequence GTGTTCGGCACCTTCATCGACGACAAGTTGGTGAGTGCGGCGAGCATGTATCCGTGGAGTGGGACTCATCTTGCTGATCTCGGAGTGATCACGCTCCCGGCATTCCGCGGTCGCGGGCTGGGACGTGTGACCGTCCGAGCGATGAGCGCAGAGGCACTGAGACGAGAGCACGAGCCGCAATATCGCTGTCAGCTCGACAATGCTGCCTCGGTCGCGCTCGCGCGAGCAGCAGGATTCACTCGTTTGGGCGCATGGGAAGTCATCGACACTGACGAGTGA
- a CDS encoding transposase → MGRTTRGSGRSRLIHAIGRSRGGLTTKSHLVCDGKGRALAFLLTPGQVVDTSMLIETLSEIRVAGRTGRPRSRPDRVLADKGYPSRRTEPGSASATSPRRSPNVTTRSPTAAGSPDGQSTSALTRRSDTRAATSSNGAPKVQAMARHRNALR, encoded by the coding sequence ATCGGTCGAACTACAAGAGGTTCGGGACGGAGCCGCCTGATTCATGCGATCGGTCGCTCTCGGGGAGGCTTGACGACCAAGAGTCATCTGGTTTGCGACGGCAAGGGTCGCGCCCTCGCGTTCCTTCTAACGCCGGGGCAGGTCGTGGACACGAGCATGCTCATCGAAACGCTCTCGGAGATCCGGGTGGCCGGCCGCACCGGCCGGCCTCGGTCCCGGCCAGACCGTGTCCTCGCGGACAAGGGCTACCCGTCCAGGCGAACCGAGCCTGGCTCCGCCAGCGCGACATCGCCACGACGATCCCCGAACGTGACGACCAGATCGCCCACCGCCGCAGGAAGCCCGGACGGCCAATCGACTTCGGCACTGACCAGAAGGAGCGATACAAGGGCCGCAACGTCGTCGAACGGTGCTCCAAAAGTTCAAGCAATGGCGCGGCATCGCAATGCGCTCCGATAA
- a CDS encoding transposase, producing MISDEAWAVIGPLFRNAKSTGCPPMDRRTVVEATAWRFRAGAPWWDLPERFGNGNTIYKNFNRWSERGVWARVLEKMQSLAHQCASWTG from the coding sequence ATGATCTCAGATGAAGCGTGGGCTGTGATCGGTCCGCTGTTCCGTAACGCGAAGTCGACCGGGTGTCCGCCGATGGATCGGCGCACGGTGGTGGAGGCGACGGCGTGGCGGTTTCGCGCGGGGGCCCCGTGGTGGGATTTGCCGGAGCGGTTCGGCAATGGGAACACGATCTACAAGAACTTCAATCGGTGGTCCGAGCGGGGGGTCTGGGCGCGCGTGCTTGAGAAGATGCAGTCCCTGGCGCATCAGTGTGCGAGTTGGACTGGGTGA
- a CDS encoding DUF4393 domain-containing protein, giving the protein MTGIEPVVGKIVETGVRAAEGQTKRIAAANSETDRTLLEEAKGGPVLGAAAKAHAQAIAVRKGIVLKGWQWLGQWFGVSQEYFDSETFAADMAERLNGVPEDDIVTPEPSVAVPAIQGLSYSLSTPQLKEMYLQLLASASDARRREDAHPAFADIIRELSPDEAHLLIDLLPTPIWPLFRIEWRNKDTWHFRILDNHLMDLRSQSDLSVTTDDKRLAVWIDNWVRLGLVIAEYDVRIADDNAYQFLDNHPRYAARRAEYEDSETDELTTTNGRLVVTAFGQAFYSVVEGAQPRDEDGGEDSVWKPPS; this is encoded by the coding sequence ATGACAGGCATCGAGCCCGTGGTGGGGAAGATCGTCGAGACGGGAGTCCGAGCCGCCGAGGGTCAGACGAAAAGGATCGCTGCTGCGAACAGTGAAACGGATCGAACGTTGCTGGAAGAAGCAAAGGGCGGCCCGGTGTTGGGGGCGGCTGCCAAGGCACACGCTCAGGCTATTGCCGTCCGAAAAGGCATCGTGTTAAAAGGTTGGCAGTGGCTAGGTCAATGGTTCGGCGTGTCGCAGGAGTATTTTGACTCAGAAACCTTCGCTGCCGACATGGCAGAGCGCCTAAATGGTGTACCTGAAGATGACATAGTCACGCCTGAGCCAAGTGTTGCCGTACCGGCGATACAGGGACTCTCCTACTCTCTGAGCACGCCACAGTTGAAGGAAATGTATCTGCAATTGTTAGCCTCAGCGTCCGACGCGCGTCGTCGTGAAGACGCCCACCCGGCTTTTGCTGACATCATTCGCGAGCTCTCTCCTGACGAAGCGCACTTGCTGATTGACCTCCTGCCTACTCCCATTTGGCCGCTCTTCCGAATCGAGTGGCGAAATAAAGATACTTGGCACTTCCGGATTTTGGACAACCACCTGATGGACCTCAGATCACAGTCAGACCTATCTGTGACCACTGACGACAAACGACTCGCAGTTTGGATTGATAACTGGGTCCGTCTCGGGTTGGTTATTGCCGAGTATGACGTACGCATTGCCGATGATAATGCATATCAATTCTTGGACAATCATCCGCGTTACGCAGCGCGCCGAGCGGAGTATGAAGACAGCGAGACTGATGAGTTAACGACTACCAATGGGCGCCTTGTTGTGACCGCGTTCGGGCAGGCGTTCTATTCTGTTGTGGAAGGCGCTCAACCGCGTGACGAGGATGGCGGCGAGGACTCGGTGTGGAAGCCGCCTAGTTGA
- a CDS encoding GNAT family N-acetyltransferase → MIWACVDRTTLLERTGDPFLRYAAPADVLAVAGPLGWAALVRWRPFGHWGGAAVMAPGAPVGAESDALSVLVARAEEQNVSPEWFSTAPGRELAPPPGWQVGTGDTWAFMWTDRATDLPPAPPGLVELDDAADAARVEAFGRSHNRLFEGFPGRGYASLWLGVEDAAGELAAVGGIHVLGSGAAHLAGIVVRPDVRGTGLGTGLTAQLTRRAVAAHGASTLGVYSDNAVAVGLYHRLGYAVAHHFHTHGLTRMRVGAAVACDLR, encoded by the coding sequence GTGATCTGGGCATGTGTGGACCGCACGACGCTGCTGGAGCGCACCGGCGACCCCTTCCTCCGGTATGCCGCGCCCGCGGACGTGCTCGCTGTCGCCGGCCCCCTGGGCTGGGCCGCTCTGGTGCGGTGGCGTCCGTTCGGACACTGGGGAGGCGCGGCCGTCATGGCACCGGGTGCACCCGTCGGGGCGGAGTCGGACGCGCTCTCCGTGCTCGTGGCCCGGGCCGAGGAGCAGAACGTCTCCCCAGAATGGTTCTCCACCGCGCCCGGGCGTGAGCTGGCGCCGCCACCAGGTTGGCAGGTGGGGACCGGCGACACGTGGGCGTTCATGTGGACCGACCGGGCCACAGACCTGCCCCCCGCGCCGCCTGGCCTGGTCGAGCTGGACGACGCCGCCGACGCCGCACGCGTCGAGGCTTTCGGCCGGAGCCACAACCGGCTGTTCGAGGGCTTCCCCGGCCGTGGGTACGCCAGCCTGTGGCTGGGCGTCGAGGACGCCGCGGGGGAGCTGGCTGCCGTCGGCGGCATCCACGTCCTGGGCTCCGGGGCCGCCCACCTGGCCGGCATCGTGGTCCGGCCCGACGTGCGTGGCACCGGCCTCGGGACCGGCCTGACCGCCCAGCTGACGCGCCGTGCGGTGGCCGCGCACGGCGCCTCCACCCTGGGCGTCTACTCCGACAACGCGGTGGCGGTGGGGCTCTACCACCGCCTCGGATATGCCGTCGCCCACCACTTCCACACCCACGGCCTCACCCGGATGCGGGTCGGGGCAGCGGTGGCATGCGACCTACGATGA
- a CDS encoding PGPGW domain-containing protein, with protein MSATAKRLGLEILGWVVLVTGLLALVLPGPGLLLTFAGLAILSTQYRWARRMVQPVRVKAWRGAAEGVRTAPRIVASSLAALTLLALGVLWLVQPAAPGWWPLPQKWWLFGGVSVGVTLTVSAVIALALLVFTVLRFYRKPDAMEAVERLEEAHRARSSAMRRARHRLRRMRREGTPWRRSA; from the coding sequence GTGAGCGCCACCGCCAAGCGCCTTGGTCTGGAGATCCTCGGATGGGTCGTCCTGGTCACGGGCCTGCTCGCCCTCGTTCTGCCCGGGCCGGGCCTGCTGCTGACCTTCGCCGGGCTGGCCATCTTGTCGACCCAGTATCGGTGGGCCCGGCGGATGGTGCAGCCGGTGCGGGTCAAGGCCTGGCGGGGCGCCGCGGAGGGGGTGCGGACCGCCCCCCGGATCGTCGCGTCCTCCTTGGCCGCGCTGACCCTGCTCGCGCTGGGGGTGCTCTGGCTGGTGCAGCCGGCCGCGCCGGGCTGGTGGCCGTTGCCGCAGAAGTGGTGGCTTTTCGGCGGGGTCTCGGTCGGCGTCACCCTCACCGTGTCGGCCGTGATCGCCCTGGCGCTGCTGGTCTTCACCGTCCTGCGGTTCTACCGCAAGCCGGACGCGATGGAGGCGGTCGAGCGGCTCGAGGAGGCACACCGAGCCCGCTCCTCGGCGATGCGCAGAGCCCGGCACCGGCTGCGCCGGATGCGCCGGGAGGGGACACCCTGGCGACGGAGTGCGTGA
- a CDS encoding MerR family transcriptional regulator translates to MTTDPEQLLSIGELSRASGLTVSALRFYDGAQVLTPAWVDSWSGYRRYSPGQVLEARILAGMRRVQMPVAEMAATLEALRQGDLDSARDLLSAHLRRLEEGLDDARRQLAQLHHALAEPMFGKAMAGGPPSQVAAPTLLALLAAVRHAVGTDPQLPALMSVLVEVGEELTVVATDRFRMVVAGRWHRAGAAEPQVGSVLLPTGEVDRLTTWLSGRHGSLTLAAQEELLVVRSGEEELRLTGLDEAYPDYRRVLEHGVQLRPLPTEQLHAALDGDDVAVNLGGVLVDRGFLWDAVSNVPDGQVLLPADGVIAPLVVRSPGDLDVVALVMPLAPERS, encoded by the coding sequence ATGACGACGGACCCCGAGCAGCTGCTCTCCATCGGTGAGCTCTCCCGTGCGAGCGGACTGACAGTGAGCGCGCTGCGCTTCTACGACGGCGCCCAGGTCCTCACACCTGCGTGGGTGGACAGCTGGTCAGGCTACCGCCGCTACTCCCCCGGGCAGGTGCTGGAGGCCCGCATCCTCGCTGGGATGCGTCGGGTGCAGATGCCGGTGGCCGAGATGGCCGCCACGCTCGAGGCCCTCCGGCAGGGGGATCTGGACAGCGCCCGCGACCTGCTCTCGGCCCACCTGAGACGGCTCGAGGAGGGGCTGGATGACGCGCGCCGCCAGCTGGCGCAGCTGCATCACGCGCTGGCCGAGCCCATGTTCGGGAAGGCGATGGCCGGCGGGCCCCCCTCCCAGGTGGCTGCTCCCACTCTGCTCGCCCTGCTCGCTGCCGTGCGGCACGCGGTCGGCACCGACCCGCAGCTCCCGGCCCTCATGAGCGTGCTGGTCGAGGTGGGCGAGGAGCTGACGGTCGTGGCCACGGACCGCTTCCGGATGGTGGTGGCCGGGCGCTGGCACCGGGCCGGCGCGGCAGAGCCACAGGTGGGATCGGTGCTGCTGCCGACGGGCGAGGTCGACCGGCTGACCACCTGGCTCTCGGGTCGGCACGGCTCCCTCACCCTGGCGGCTCAGGAGGAGCTGCTGGTCGTGCGCTCCGGGGAGGAGGAGCTGCGGCTGACAGGGCTGGACGAGGCCTATCCGGATTACCGCCGTGTCCTGGAGCACGGGGTTCAGCTGCGGCCGTTGCCCACGGAGCAGCTGCACGCCGCGCTCGACGGGGACGACGTGGCGGTGAACCTGGGCGGCGTCCTGGTCGACCGCGGCTTCCTCTGGGATGCGGTGAGCAACGTCCCCGACGGCCAGGTGCTCCTGCCGGCCGACGGCGTCATCGCACCCCTCGTCGTCCGTTCCCCCGGTGACCTTGACGTGGTCGCGCTCGTCATGCCGCTCGCTCCGGAACGCTCATGA
- the miaB gene encoding tRNA (N6-isopentenyl adenosine(37)-C2)-methylthiotransferase MiaB, with the protein MTITTKTYDVRTHGCQMNVHDSERLAGLLETAGYTDLASLPPAQRPEVADVVVFNTCAVRENAANKLYGNLGQLRPAKLKNPDLQIAVGGCLAQKDRSTIVERAPWVDVVFGTHNVGSLPALLDRARHNRAAEVEILEALETFPSTLPTRRDSAYSGWVSISVGCNNTCTFCIVPALRGKEKDRRPGEILAEVEALVAQGVVEITLLGQNVNTYGVEFGDRLAFGKLLRACGQVEGLERVRFTSPHPAAFTDDVIAAMAETTNVMPSLHMPLQSGSDRVLKAMRRSYRSARFLDILDRVRAQIPDAAITTDLIVGFPGETEEDFQDTLDVVRASRFSSAFTFQYSIRPGTPAAEMDDQVPKKVVQERFDRLIELQEEVSWAGNRELEGREVEVLVAPGEGRKDAETERLSGRARDNRLVHFAVPEGLDRPRPGDAVTVQVTYGAPHHLIADSGVQSGVYAVRRTRGGDAWAALQEGGTPGAVRKPTVSLGIPTVGAPPAREVTAPACAVAD; encoded by the coding sequence ATGACCATCACCACCAAGACGTATGACGTGCGCACCCACGGGTGCCAGATGAACGTGCACGACTCCGAGCGCCTGGCCGGGCTGCTGGAGACGGCCGGCTACACCGACCTGGCCAGCCTCCCGCCCGCGCAGCGGCCAGAAGTGGCCGACGTGGTCGTCTTCAACACCTGCGCGGTGCGCGAGAACGCTGCCAACAAGCTCTACGGCAACCTGGGCCAGCTGCGCCCCGCCAAGCTGAAGAACCCCGACCTGCAGATCGCCGTCGGCGGGTGCCTGGCGCAGAAGGACCGCTCCACCATCGTCGAGCGGGCCCCCTGGGTCGACGTCGTCTTCGGCACCCACAACGTCGGCTCGCTGCCGGCGCTGCTGGACCGCGCCCGGCACAACAGGGCGGCCGAGGTGGAGATCCTCGAGGCGCTGGAGACCTTCCCCTCCACGCTGCCGACCCGGCGCGACTCGGCCTACTCCGGCTGGGTGTCGATCTCGGTGGGCTGCAACAACACCTGCACCTTCTGCATCGTGCCCGCCCTGCGCGGCAAGGAGAAGGACCGCCGGCCCGGTGAGATTCTGGCCGAGGTCGAGGCGCTCGTGGCCCAAGGCGTGGTCGAGATCACCCTGCTGGGCCAGAACGTCAACACCTACGGTGTGGAGTTCGGCGACCGGCTGGCCTTCGGCAAGTTGCTGCGCGCCTGCGGCCAGGTCGAAGGACTGGAGCGGGTGCGCTTCACCAGCCCGCACCCGGCCGCCTTCACCGACGACGTCATCGCTGCGATGGCCGAGACCACCAACGTCATGCCCAGTCTGCACATGCCGCTGCAGTCCGGCTCGGACCGGGTGCTGAAGGCAATGCGCCGCTCCTACCGATCGGCGCGGTTCCTCGACATCCTGGACCGGGTCCGGGCGCAGATCCCCGACGCGGCGATCACCACCGACCTCATCGTCGGCTTCCCGGGGGAGACCGAGGAGGACTTCCAGGACACCCTGGACGTGGTCCGCGCCAGCAGGTTCTCCAGCGCCTTCACCTTCCAGTACTCCATCCGCCCCGGCACGCCCGCCGCCGAGATGGACGACCAGGTGCCCAAGAAGGTCGTCCAGGAGCGCTTCGATCGGCTCATCGAGCTCCAAGAGGAGGTCTCCTGGGCGGGCAACCGTGAGCTCGAGGGCCGCGAGGTCGAGGTGCTCGTGGCGCCGGGGGAGGGTCGCAAGGATGCCGAGACCGAGCGCCTGTCCGGCCGCGCCCGCGACAACCGCCTGGTGCACTTCGCCGTCCCCGAGGGCCTCGACCGTCCCCGCCCCGGCGACGCGGTGACCGTTCAGGTCACCTACGGCGCACCCCACCACCTCATCGCCGACTCCGGCGTGCAGAGCGGGGTGTATGCCGTGCGCCGGACCCGCGGTGGGGACGCCTGGGCCGCGCTCCAGGAGGGCGGCACCCCGGGGGCGGTCCGCAAACCCACGGTGAGCCTCGGCATACCCACCGTGGGAGCCCCGCCAGCGCGCGAGGTGACGGCCCCGGCCTGCGCGGTCGCGGACTGA
- a CDS encoding YoaK family protein, giving the protein MTVHPRHLLQLAAGQRDEWTNRHLAYLLAWVAGVLNSVGFVAVGFYTSHMTGIVATVADQLVLGGTHLVLFGAVALAAFILGAMACALQFNWARRRHRRDRFALVLFVEAVLILIVGGLAEEVTWAHREWLIVATLGFVMGQQNALITKVSNATIRTTHITGMVTDIGIELGKMTYLKRPGDPDPVRGDPHKLLMLSILVALFFVGGVLGALGYLAIGFPVLLVPAALLLLVAVPPLVGGRLPLAEHVP; this is encoded by the coding sequence GTGACGGTCCACCCCCGCCACCTGCTGCAGCTCGCTGCCGGGCAGCGGGATGAGTGGACCAACCGGCACCTGGCCTACCTGCTCGCCTGGGTGGCCGGAGTGCTCAACTCCGTCGGTTTCGTCGCCGTAGGCTTCTACACCTCTCACATGACCGGCATCGTGGCCACCGTCGCCGACCAGCTCGTGCTGGGCGGAACGCACCTCGTCCTGTTCGGTGCGGTCGCCCTCGCGGCCTTCATCCTCGGCGCGATGGCTTGCGCCCTTCAGTTCAACTGGGCCCGGCGGCGGCACCGCCGGGACCGCTTCGCCCTCGTCCTGTTCGTCGAGGCGGTCCTGATCCTCATCGTCGGCGGGCTGGCCGAGGAGGTGACCTGGGCGCACCGGGAATGGCTGATCGTGGCCACCCTGGGCTTCGTCATGGGGCAGCAGAACGCCCTGATCACCAAGGTCTCCAACGCGACCATCCGCACCACCCACATCACTGGGATGGTCACCGACATCGGGATCGAGCTGGGCAAGATGACCTACCTCAAGCGTCCCGGCGACCCCGACCCGGTCCGGGGCGACCCGCACAAGCTGCTCATGCTCTCGATCCTGGTGGCCCTCTTCTTCGTCGGTGGGGTGCTGGGCGCCCTGGGCTACCTGGCGATCGGTTTCCCGGTCCTGCTGGTCCCGGCCGCGCTGCTGCTGCTGGTGGCCGTGCCGCCCCTCGTCGGCGGCCGGTTGCCGTTGGCAGAGCACGTACCCTAG